ttttatatatcgaTCCTTCCTTTCTCTCTATATATAGCTACTAGATTCTATAACTTGCTTGCATATCCACTGCTTCCTCACTTAAATCAAAGAATACTTGTCTAAAGAGAGGCAAATTCAAAATGATAGAAGCATATTTCTCCCACTTGATTCTCTTACTAATAATCATTATACCACTCATAGTCTTTATGAAACTCTTGAACAAAACAGGAACTAAATCAAACCTCCCTCCAAGCCCTCCTTCATATCCCATAATTGGCCACCTCTTGATGATAAAACAACCTATCCATGAAAACCTACAAAAACTCTCTCAAAAATTCGGACCCGTTATGTTGCTCCATTTTGGCGTCCGAAAATTAGTAGTTGTCACATCTCTTTCGGTAGTAGAAGAATGTTTTAACCAAAATAACGACATTGGGGTTTCTAATAGACCTAGACCCCCCGCTGCTAGAAACATGAATTACAATTACACCACATTAACATTGGCCCCATATGACTACCTTTGGCGTTCCTTGCGTCGTGTTGCTGCGACCGACTTCTTTTCCACAACTCATCTAGCTGCAACCCCCCATTCACGTGAACACGAAGTTAAACTTATGTGTAAACATATATATAACGAATCACAAAAGTCGCAACAAGTGGTAGAGCTTGAGTCAAAATTTAGAGCACTTATGAATAACATCATTACGATGGGGTTAATAGGAAAGAGGTACTTTGGAGGAGACATGATGATCGAGAAGGGTGACGTGGAGGTGGCTCATAGGTTTCAAGAGATAATGGAGGAGTCGTTTAGGCAAATAAATGCTCCAAAGCTTGAGGAATTCTTGCCGTTTTTGAGATGGTTTGGTGTTGGAAGAAAATATGAAAAGGAGTCGTATGAGTTGTTGGGAAAAACAAATGAGTTGTTGGATGAGTTTATAACAGAACGACGTCGTAAAGGTTCTCCTGGGTCGGGTATTATGCTGGATAATTTGCTTGCTTTACAAGAGGCGGAACCACAACTTTATACACAAGATATCATACGAGGCCTCATACTGGTAAAACATACACTATTTTCCTGCTTTTCACTCGGAACTTATGAATCGTACGTACGTGagttaaaaatgattttttttttttttttattatacacCAGTATATAAGTAAATATTGAAGTAAAATTAATTCTGAGCAAACAAATTATATTGTTAatatttaaaatttttaattttaattgtttTATGCAAGTTTATACAACTTATAACTATACtactgaaatgacccgtgaaatcacataTTGTTTAAACGTAaccgtttaatgatatgttttaggtattaagtaaacgtaaatgctaaagtcatttagtttagtgacccgtggaaccacagaatTCGACTAAGAAATACGTTAGCTAAACATTTTATTAAACACCTGAAATGCATATTAAACCATCCACATCCAACTACTAagggataatattggttgtcattttattttaaaagtgtaaattaaaatataaatttagaattggtttcattttggctagcttttataccttctcgtactcaagttaaaataattaatttaaattatttaattttaataattaaaataattattaataagatttaataatgataattaattaataagatttaattttaattcaaaattatttatattaatgacatcattcaccatgcttagattttttttttttaataaaataattaactacatcatttattatagaattttaataaaaACTATAGATAACTAAATGACTATATACGTAGTAGCAAAGACTATGTGTCATACTTGTACTTTCGACAAATAATCAAAAAATCAACGTGTCATTTTATCATTCTCTCAAAAAATTTAAGTTCTAGATTACTTCATGTGGCATTAATTTCATAAGAAGAAAAAAGACTCACCCTTAAAATAAAAAGATAATATTTTCTTGTGTAAACTCTCTAAAAATCTTTGGACCAATTTATATTCATTTTCAATGATTAAAAAGAAATATGAATTTATTGAGTtacagtttatttatttatttaacttaatttttttttttttttttttttttgtgcgcGATGATCAAATCATGGCCTAGCAAATTCTACAGGTGTGATATCTCTAAATCATGATAACTATTTATTCTATgtagaatttaatatatatatatatatatatatatatatatatatatatatatatatatatatatggataaagTTATTTAAAGGGTTATActgtagtatttttttttttttttttgtctaaatACGTTTAGCATGAATGGATTATATAATAGTTGGTAAAAAATCAGATAAAGGGATAGTATAAATTTAGAAAATAACTTGATTTGTAAAGGAAAAATAAATTGGGTTGAATGGATTATAGTTATTGAGATATTATCAACTCCTAAAGTAATgagatactttttttttttttttttttctttcttattcataatttatatttatattaatgattaatgatatgatatgatatttgAATTCGACTTTTAATGTCCACATATTTCATACAATTATTCTAACACCAAAATTTTCTCTCTCTACATATATTATGCATGACTCTCGTGGATATATTATATTCATCAACTTAATTTATAATGAGTATATATTTACTTTCACATTTGGAAGTAGAACCAATAATCTATTAATAATATATGAATTGAGGTGTTCTAAGTCAAACACTTGCTTTTGCAATCATGTACGTTAATCTACCTTTATGCTATACAACTTGATTTTTTCTAAATAAAATGGTAAATTTAGTAGATTTAGTTTGATTATGAACTAATAATGtttatttttttttgaacagctaaaagaatttttattaaaaCAAAACACTAGTAAGTAGCTAGCGTTCAGTGGTTAATGTTTATTACTCCGTAATTGTTTCCACTTTGTTATTATCTTATCTATTTAACATAGTTTTATATCTAAATGTCATGGATTTTCAATCATATTATAAGAGTTACTATTAAATATGTACATTAAGAATTCTACTTTAATGATTAATATCATCTATAATTTTTGGTTTATAATATTGGTTATTAAAACATTctaatacaattaatattcatcTAATAATTACTACCTACCTACTCTCTCCGTCACATATTTATTCTTCaagtattttattttattcttAAAAAATGTATCAAATAAATTGtcaatttttataaataaataagaatattaAGAAAAATTAGTTTTATACCTGCATtaagataaatatataaaaatagtaAGAGATCAATAAAAAATagaatgtgataataataataataatttttcttaAAATATGTATTTTTTTGTTCGGAACTATTGTCAATCTCACATTCCTTATatgtcttaaaaaaaaaaaaaaaaaaaaaaaaaaaaaaaggccatGCATTCCCTTTTACTTAGAGTATTAGGAACTATTGTCAATATCTCACATTCCTTATACCTCACGATTGCagaattgttgttgttattattactgttGTTAACCATTTATAATATGTCTTAAAATACAGACAATAATACTTACTGGTACCGAAGCGCCTAATTTCGCACTCGAATGGACAATGTCGTTGTTGTTGAACAATAGAAAAGTGATGCAAAAACTTAAGAATGAGATTGACACTAAAGTTGATTCCAACCGTTTGTTACAAGAAGACGATTTAGAGAGACTGAGTTACCTTCAAAACGTCATTAACGAGTCTTCGTATGTATCCACCTGTTCCCATGCTTCTTCCACGTGAAGCTTCTAAAGACATCATGATTGGTGGTTACTCGGTTCCTCGTGGGACCACGTTGATGGTGAATGCATGGGCCATTCACAGGGACCGTGTGTTTTGGGACAACCCTGATGAGTTTATACCTGAGCGATTTGAAGAAAAATTGGAGGATAAATACAAAACAATACCTTTCGGCGTTGGCAGGCGTGGATGTCCTGGAATGAATTTGGGTTATCGTGTTCTTGGCTTGGCATTGGGTACTTTGATTCAGGCGTTTGAATGGGAGACTATTGATGGTGGAGAGATCGATATGACTGCTTCGTATGGTGACTTGTTAATGTGTAAATTGAAGCCGTTACAAGCCCTTTGCAAACCTCGTTCAAATATGATAGCACATTTTCATTAGCGGAGCGTCGGACTTCATGGATGGACATTTAATCCAAAAGTATTCAAATTTACTTTAATCTACTCTACTACTACTTTATGTATCTGTTATCATGTATTGATACGATCTATCTTAGTTTACCTTATGTTTCTTTGGTTTCGTCGTTTTCTAGGTATGAGAATCATTGAGTTCTCTCTTATATTTTTGTTGAAGATGTTTTCTATTAAAAAAATGTTTTATTTGTATCTAAACAAGTTTTCGTTATGTTTGCTATAAAAAAAAATGATCTTGTTTAAACAACAATGGCGACTTTAGGTTATGAGGTACGGGGTCCCGTGATCCCACTAGTTTTTCGAAATTTAtcacaaaatttttatttttttttgtataggacaccactaaatataataatgggaCTCATAAATTTTTTGAGATTATAGTTTAATAGTTTGGACTACTAAAGTGTTTGAAATTAGCCCACTTATAATTTCATTgaattgaatattgaatatataaaaataaacaaacTCTCCTCAAATTCCTATTCTAATTCTTTTTGACTTCCTTCTACATCACAATTTCTTACGGTTCTATCTCAAATCCTTCATCCTAAGGATGTAAGGTCATATCCATATCAATTTAGTTTTTTTtatccatattcatttaaataTAGTTCAACCATCTATATCAATATCTAATAGATTAAgctggttaatggatatccaatgaatatttaagaaatcttataatattttcaaatatataatgAAAACATAAACGTAATATAACATGACGTAATTTAAAATTCTTCTACCAGAATGTGTAATGCACTAATGTTTGTCTAATAATGAACataatttgttaaatttactatcaAATATATATTATGACAATTATGTGTAATTTTTATGTtgagatatacatgttttattgtgaGTACTAATAGTGAATTCATTATATGGTTGCAAATAAGATGTATATGTAATAgcaaatatatttataatagttaCTGTATATGAATCCCTAATCCCATCACGCATAACTACCTAACTATTGGACATGAGTTAAAATACTATTGTAAAATTGCTACTGTATAGACAATTGCTACTTTAACATTGA
The window above is part of the Rutidosis leptorrhynchoides isolate AG116_Rl617_1_P2 chromosome 1, CSIRO_AGI_Rlap_v1, whole genome shotgun sequence genome. Proteins encoded here:
- the LOC139849770 gene encoding cytochrome P450 81D1-like; translation: MIGGYSVPRGTTLMVNAWAIHRDRVFWDNPDEFIPERFEEKLEDKYKTIPFGVGRRGCPGMNLGYRVLGLALGTLIQAFEWETIDGGEIDMTASYGDLLMCKLKPLQALCKPRSNMIAHFH
- the LOC139885772 gene encoding cytochrome P450 81Q32-like, which translates into the protein MIEAYFSHLILLLIIIIPLIVFMKLLNKTGTKSNLPPSPPSYPIIGHLLMIKQPIHENLQKLSQKFGPVMLLHFGVRKLVVVTSLSVVEECFNQNNDIGVSNRPRPPAARNMNYNYTTLTLAPYDYLWRSLRRVAATDFFSTTHLAATPHSREHEVKLMCKHIYNESQKSQQVVELESKFRALMNNIITMGLIGKRYFGGDMMIEKGDVEVAHRFQEIMEESFRQINAPKLEEFLPFLRWFGVGRKYEKESYELLGKTNELLDEFITERRRKGSPGSGIMLDNLLALQEAEPQLYTQDIIRGLILTIILTGTEAPNFALEWTMSLLLNNRKVMQKLKNEIDTKVDSNRLLQEDDLERLSYLQNVINESSYVSTCSHASST